Genomic DNA from Anaeromyxobacter sp.:
GCTTGGAGTTGAGGAACGGCTCGTAGCCGACGGCGGTGGCGAAGCCGTCGTCGAAGACCGCCCCGGAGCCGAGCGGCGGCTCGTCGAAGCAGCCCACCACCACCACGGGGAGGACCGCCAGCGCGGCCCGCAGCAACCAGCTTCGAGGAGCCATGTGTTCGCCTCCAGGTGCAGCCACACGGTGGAGCCGGGGCTCCAGCCTGTCAACGCGCCCCGGTGCCGGCCGCAGCGGCGCGGCCGGCCCGGCGCGCCTCGCGCTACTTGCGGAAGTAGACGTTGTCCACGTAGAAGACGCCGGTCGTGCTGGTCGGCACCAGCAGCAGCATCTGGCCCAGTGCGTTCCGCCCCGCCAGCCCGGTGAAGGCGCTGAGCGGGATGTCGAGCGAGATCCAGGCGCCGGTGGTGAGGGCCGGGGTGCTGCCCGCGTTGTAGGTCACCGTGGCCTCGGTCTGGCCCGCGCCGACGGCGTTGACCAGGCGGACCTGGAACTCGGTCCCGTTGGGCGTCCAGACGTCCAGGTGCAGGAACGCCATGGCGCTGGCGTCGATGGCGTTGGCGCCCACGAACTGGATCCCGGCGAAGTGGCGCAGCTCGTACTTCTTGACGGGGTGCCCGGCGATGTCGAACGGGTCGGTCAGGGTGTTGCAGCAGCCGCTCCAGCCGGTGCTCCAGGTGTCCACGCCCACGCTGGCGTAGGTGCTGCCGAACATGGAGATGACGTCGGCGGCGGGCGCCGTCGGCGCGGCGGCGATGGTGGACGGCACGCCCAGCGGCGCGGTCACGGTGACGCTGGCCTGGCCCGCCACGGCCAGCCCGCCCAGGGTGGCGGTGATGCTGGCGGTGCCGCCGGAGACGCCGGTGATCACGCCGTCGGCGTCCACCGTGGCCACCGCCGGGTTGCTCGAGGTCAGGGTGAAGTAGCGGAAGCCCACGTTGGTGAGGTTGCCGCCGTTGGTCGGCACCGGGGGCCCCCAGGCGATGGCGTTGGGGGCCGAGTTGATCTGGAAGGTGGCGCCCACGGCCACGGTCGGGCTGGGCCAGCCGACGTTGACGGTGTCGGCGTCCCCGACCTCGATGCTGGACAGGTCCACGTACTGCACGTCGTCGAACCAGATGGTGTAGGCCCCCTCCTCCGCGCCCTCGGCGAAGTGGAAGAGCCCCTGGCTGGCCGTCAGCCTCGACGAGACCGGGATGGGGATGACGTGCTTGGTCCAGGTGCCGTCCACCGGGATCTGCAGCGACTCCACCTTGTAGCTCGGGCCGGCCGCCGCGGCGTCGCCGAGGCCGGCTGACGTTGAGCGTGGCCGGCTGGCTGGCCTTGGCCCAGAAGCTGACGGCGTTGAAGGCCGACAGGTCCTGGGGCGCGGCGGCCTTGAGGGCCCCGCCGGTGTAGCCGGCGGCCGGGACCAGCACCCGCAGGGACGCCGCGCCCGAGTGCGCCTCGGCGGCGTCGACGGAGACGGCGTTGGTGGCGCCGCCGAAGCCGGCGAAGGCCACCCCGGCCGCGTAGTCGTCGGCGAAGACCACCTGGGTGGCCGCGCTGCCGCCGCCGCCGCCGGTCGTCACGAAGGCCAGGTCGTCGAAGTAGTAGGTCCTGGCGCCCGAGGTGGCGCCGGTCACGCCGAAGTTGAAGAAGATGGAGGCCTTGTCGTAGTTGAAGGCCAGGTTGAGCCCGGCGGTCGGCGGGACCGTGGGCACGGTGAAGTCGAAGGTCAGCGTCTCCCAGGCGTTGGCCACCGTGGTCAGGGCCTCGGTCTCGACCGACCTGGTCTGGTCGAGGCGATCCTCGACCTTGAGCCGGACCGGGATCCCGGCGGTCGGCGAGTAGACCCGCACCGTCATCCTGGTGTTGGCGGCGTCGAAGGGGACCTTGCTGGAGAACCCGGTCTGGACCAGGCCGTCCAGGGCGGTGACCGTGGTGCCGGCCCAGACCTCGGCGGTGGCCGACTTCACCACCTTGGCCACCTGGTTGGCCGCGTTGGTCGGGTCGGCCACGATGGTCGAGTCCTCGGCGCCGCCGAAGCCGACCAGGCCGTAGTTCACCGTGGCGGCGTCGAAGCTCACCGGCAGGGCCATCTGGGTGAGGACGGCCGGCCGGGTGTCGTAGGCCTGCGAGCCGCTGGCGGCGGCCGCGTTGGCGTTGCCCGCCAGGTCGGTGACCGCGCCCGCCGCCACCGACACGGTGAGGGTCCCGGCCGCGTTGGCGGTGGGGACCATCACCAGGGTGGTGACCGTGCCGCTCACCTTGGTGAAGGCGCCCTTGGTCCCGCCCGCCACGGTGACGTCGGCGGCGGTGAAGCTGGAGCCGACGTCCTCGCTGAAGGTGAAGGTGAAGGTCACGTCCCCGGTGGCGGTGACCCCGGCGAAGCCGTCCGTGACCACGATGGTCGGCGCCGTGGTGTCGCCGGGGTCCGAGCTGCCCCCGCCGCAGGCGGCCAGCGCGGCGGCCGCGGCCAGGACGAGGGCTGTCGACCAGCCCGGGGCCCGGCGAGGGAGGTGCGGGGAGGCGGTGCGGCTACGGGGTCCAGTGGTCATCGCGGCGCTCCGGTGGTCGGCAGGGGTCTGGTCGGCGGGTGTACCCGGGCGAGTCGACTGCTGTGGCCTCGCCCAACAGCGCTTGACTTTGTTTGTCTGCCGAACAAACTAACAATCTGGTAGTCGAGATGTCAACGTGCGCTCCTTCTGGGCCCGATCGGGGAGCGCACGGGCCACCTCGGCGGGGGGCGCCGTCCGCTCTCCGCCGACCGTCCCTGGCCCTCACTGGCGATCTGGCAGCGCGGCGAGAGCCGCCGTGGCGAGGAGCGAGCATGCAACGGCCGCAGTCGGTCCACCTGGGTCAGAGCCCCCTCCCCGCCGACGACCGCGCCGCCAGCGGCCGGCTGGTGCACGCCTTCGGCGAGGCCTGCTACCTCATCGAGGACGCCCAGACGCTGCCCCCCTTCCTGACCAGCCTGGTGAGCGACTCCGACCTGTGGCTCTTCGTCGCCAGCAACGGCGGGCTGACCGCGGGACGCCGCAGCCCGGCCACCGCCCTCTTCCCCTACGTCACCGAGGACAAGCTGGCCGACTCGCCCGGGGTGTCAGGCCCGATCACCGCGCTGGTGGCCACCCGGGACGGCCGCCGCGCGCTGTGGCGCCCGCTCTCCGACGACGACCGGCTCGTCTACCGGACGCGGCGCCGGCTCTACAAGAACGTCCTGGGCACGCGGCTGGTCTTCGAGGAGGAGAACGAGGACCTGGGGCTGCGCTTCCGGGCCGCCTGGCGCAGCAGCGCCCGCTTCGGCTTCCTGCGCGAGTGCGACCTCGGCAACACCGGCCCGGGCCCGGTCACGGTGCACCTGCTCGACGGGCTGCTCGACCTGCTGCCCGGCGACGCCGACGAGAACCTGCAGCGCGGCTTCAGCGTGCTCATCGACGCCTACAAGCAGGCCGAGCGGCTGCCGGGCTCGTCCCTGGCGGTCTACACGCTGGCCGCCCAGGTGGTGGATCGGCCCGAGCCCAAGGAGGCGCTGCACGCCACCTCGGTCTGGAGCCACGGCCTGCCCGGCGCGCAGGTCCACCTGACCGCCGACGCCCTGCCCGCCTTCACCCGCGGCCGGCTCGGGCCCGCCGCCGACGCCGCCCGCGGGCAGCGCGGCGCCTACCTGCTGGAGGCGGAGGTGACCCTGGCCGCCGGCGCCGAGCAGGCCTGGCTGCTGGCGGCCGACGTGGCGCGCACCCAGCGCGAGGTGGCCGCGCTGCGCCTCCAGCTGGAGCAGCCGGCGGCGCTGGCGGCCGAGGCGGTGGCCGACTCGGTGCGCGGCGCCGCCCGCATCGAGCAGCTGCTGGCCGACACCGACGCCCAGCAGCTCGGCGCCGACCGGCTGGCCGCGGCCCACCACCTCTCCAACGTGCTCTTCAACGACCTGCGGGGCGGGGTCTACGCCCACGGCACCGGCATCCCGGGGCCGGACTTCGAGGCCTTCGTGGCCGGCGCCAACCGGCCGGTGGCGGCGCGCCACGCCGCCTTCCTGGCGGCGCTGCCGGCGCTCGAGCCGCGCGAGGCCCACCGGGCCCGGGTCGACGGCCAGGGAGACCCCGACCTGACCCGCCTCTCCCAGGAGTACCTGCCGCTCTGGTTCAGCCGGCGGCACGGCGACCCCAGCCGCCCCTGGAACCGCTTCGACCTGCGCGTCCAGGACCGGCTCGGCGCGCCGGTGCTCGACTACCAGGGCAACTGGCGGGACATCTTCCAGAACTGGGAGGCGCTGTCGCGCAGCTTCCCGGGCTTCGCCGGGCAGATCCTGGCCAAGTTCGTCAACGCCTCCACGGTGGACGGCTACAACCCGTACCGCATCGGCCGCTCGGGCATCGACTGGGAGGTCCCGGAGCCGGACCACCCGTGGTCCACCATCGGCTACTGGGGCGACCACCAGATCGTCTACCTGACCCGGCTGCTGGAGCTCTCGCTGGCGCACCAGCCCACCACCCTGCCCGCCTGGCTGGAGCGGCCGCTCTTCACCTACGCCGACGTCCCCTACGAGCTGCGGCCCTACGCCGACATGGTGGCCGACCCGCGCAACACCATCCGCTTCGACGCGGCCAAGGACGCGCGGCTGCAGGCGGGGGTGCGGGAGGTGGGCAGCGACGCCCGGCTGCTGCGGAGCGCCGCGGGCCTGGTGCGGGTCACCCTGGCGGAGAAGCTGCTGGTGCCGGCGCTGGCCAAGCTGGCCAGCTTCGTGCCGGGCGGCGGCATCTGGATGAACACCCAGCGCCCGGAGTGGAACGACGCCAACAACGCCCTGGTGGGCGCCGGCGTGTCGATGGTGACCTTGTGCCACCTGGAGCGCTACCTGGAGGTGCTGACCGGCCTGCTGGCGCCGCTGGCCGGCCGCGCCACCCCGCTCTCGCCGGAGGTGGCCGGCTGGGCCATGAAGACCCTGTCGGCGCTGCGCTCCTTCGAGCCGGGCCTGGGCGGCGGCGCCTTCGACGACGCGGGCCGCGGCGCCCTGATGGACGCCCTGGGGGTCGCCGCCGGCGACTACCGCGCCGCGGTCTACCGGCGGGGGCTCTCGCCGCCGGCCCCGGCGCCGGTGGACCGGCTGCTGGAGCTGGCCTCGCTGGGCCGGACCTTCCTGCGCCACACCATCGCCGGGGCGCGCCGCCCCGACGGCCTCTTCCACGCCTACAACGTGCTGGTGCCGCGCGGGCCCGGTCGCGGCTTCGGCCTGCAGCACCTGGCCGAGATGCTGGAGGGGCAGGTGGCGGCCCTCACCACCCGGGCCGTGGACGACGAGGTGGCCTGCGGGGTGCTGGACGCCCTGCGCCAGAGCGCCCTTTACCGGGCCGACCAGCGGAGCTACCTGCTCTACCCGGACCGCCGCCTGCCCGGCTTCCTGGAGAAGAACGTGGTGCCCGAGGAGGCCCTCGAGGCGGCGCCGCTGCTGGCGCGCCTGCTGGCCGCCGGCGACGAGCGGATCGTGCTGCGCGACGCCGCCGGGCGGCTGCGCTTCGCCGCCGGCCTGCACAACGGCGAGGCCTGCGCCGCCGCGCTGGCCGGGCTCTCGGCCGAGGGCGCCCCAGGCCTGGACCAGGCCGCGGCCGAGGCGGTGCTCGAGGTCTACGAGGGGGTCTTCCACCACCGCGCCTTCACCGGCCGCAGCGGCAGCATGTTCGCCTACGAGGGGCTGGGCTCCATCTACTGGCACATGGTGGGCAAGCTGGTGCTGGCGGTGCAGGAGCGGTACGTGGAGGCGGCCGAGCGCGGCGCGCCGGCCGCGCTGCTGGCGCGCCTGGCCGACCACTACCAGGCCATGCACGCCGGCATGGGCGGGGCCGAGAAGTCGCCGGCCGCCTGGGGCGCCTTCCCGCTCGACGCCTACTCCCACACGCCGGGCCACGGCGGCGCCCGCCAGCCGGGCATGACCGGCCAGGTGAAGGAGGAGATCCTGATCCGGCTCGGCGAGCTGGGCGTGCTGGTGCAGGGTGGCCGGGTCGCCTTCCGGCCTCGCCTGCTGCGCCGCGCCGAGCTCCTGGCCGAGCCGGCGGTCTTCGAGCCGCTGGCCGCCGACGGGCGCCGGGACCGGCTGGCGCTGGAGCCCGGCTCGCTGGCCTTCACCCTCTGCCAGGTGCCGGTGGTCTACCACCTGGGCGCGGAGCCGCGCCTGGCCGTCACCGGGGCCGACGGGGCGGTGCGAGAGCTCCCCGGCGACCAGCTCGACGAGGCCACCTCGGCGGCCGTCTTCCAGCGGACCGGCGCGGTGCGGCGCATCGACGTCTGGACCACGCCGGGCCGCTGAGCCAGGCCCGGCGTCACAGGGTCAGGACCCCGCGCCCGAGCGCCACCACCTGGCCGGACACGAAGACCTGGCCGGCCTGGTCCACCAGCAGGTGGAGCCTGGACGGGCGGCCGACGTCCTCCCCCTGGGCCACCTCCAGCCGCGCCGGCAGTGGCGCGCCGGTGGCCAGGAGCCAGCCCCCCAGGTTGGCGCAGGCCGACCCGGTGGCCGGATCCTCCACCACCCCGCCGCCCGCCATGAAGAAGAAGCGGGCCGCCACCTGCCCGGGGGCCACCTCGGCGAAGACGTAGGCCATGGCCTCCCCGCCGCCCGGGCCGCGGCCGTGGAGGGCCAGGCGCGCCGCGTCCGGCCGGGCGGCCCTCACGTCGGCGGCGCGGCGCACCGGCAGGAGCAGCTGCTCGACCCCGGTGTCCACCCAGAGCGGCCGGGCGACGGCGCCGGGCGGCAGCCCCACCAAAGCGGCCAGCTCGTCGGGGCTGGCCGCCGGCTCCCGCACCCCGGGCGCCCGGGCGGCGCGCAGCGTCCAGCCGCCCGCCTGGTGGCGCACCTCCACCAGGCCAGCCGCGAGCTCCAGCACCAGGGCGGCGCCGCCGCCGACCAGTCCGCTCACCACCTGGGCGGTGCCCAGCGTGGGGTGGCCGGCGAACGGCATCTCGAAGTCCGGGGTGAAGATGCGCACCCGCGCCGCGGCCCCGGGCGCCGTGGGCGGCAGGACGAAGGTGGTCTCCGAGAGGTTGAGCTGGCGCGCCAGCGCCTGCATGGTGGGCGCGTCGAGGCCGCGCCCGTCCTCGAAGACACAGAGCGGGTTGCCGGAGAGCCGGACGCCCTCGACGGTGAAGACGTTGAGGAGCTGGTAGGTGAGGTCCACGGGGGCATCATGCCCTGCCGCGCGCCCCTCCCCGCAAGCAGCCAGGGTGGTGGTCCGGCCGCTCACCGCCAGCCGCGGGCGAGCCGCGCCGGCGAGCGTCCGCTGGCCCCCGCTCGGGGCCAGTCCCATCTTTCGCGTGGCCGCACCGCGTCATGGAGGTCTTGGTGGTGCCACCCACCCACGGAGGTCTCCATGTCCATAAAGCTCTCCCGGGCGCTCCCGACCCTCGCCACCGCGCTGGCCGTCGCCCTCGCCCTCACCGGCTGCAGCACCTCGGCCACCTTCCCGGTCGACCGGCGGGTCCAGGTGGACGAGGCCGCGCAGGGCGTGGCGGGCCTCGAGACCGTGGACCTGTCCGCCAGCGGCGACGCCTGGGTCAACCGGCGCTGCCTGAAGGGGGTCACCATCCGCGCCGCCCGGGCCGTCATCGTCTCGGTGGACGGCGGCAACGCCGCCACCCGCGGCTCGGGCACGCTGGCCCTCCGGCCCGACGGCGCCCCGGAGGACGGCAGCCACGACGTGGTGCTGGGCCGCTTCGACGACGTGCCCATCCTGACCGGGCTGAGCCTGGAGGTGACGCCCACCCCCGAGGCGGGCGCGGTGCTGCGCGAGGCGCTGGAGGGGAGCGGCCGGCTGGCGCTGGTGATGCGCGGCCAGGCCAACGCCCGGCCGGTGGGCTTCGCGGTCAACGTGGTGCTGGACGTGCGGGTGAAGTACGACCCGCTCGAGCTGCTCTAGAGCAGGCCGGTCCCCTCGAGCCGCAGGTCGTCGCCCTCGACCCGGCCCAGGAGGCGGAGCAGGCCGTCCAGCAGCGTGACCGGGTGCGGCGGGCAGCCCGGGATCCAGAGATCCACCGCCACGCCGGGGATGACCCCGGCCAGCCCGTCGGCGCAGGCCGGGCTGCCGGCCACCGGCCCGCCGGAGCAGGCGCAGGCCCCCACCGCGATGAGCAGCCTGGGGGCGGGCAGCGCCTCCCAGGTGGCCAGGAGCGCCGACCGCATGTGGTCGGTGACCGGCCCCGTGACGACCAGGCCGTCGGCGTGGCGCGGCGAGGCCACGAACTCGATGCCGAAGCGCGACAGGTCGAACTGCACGTTGCCGGCCGCGTTGAGCTCGGCCTCGCAGCCGTTGCAGCCGCCCGCCGAGACCTGCCGCAGCCGGAGCGACCGGCCGAAGATCCGCCGCATCCGCGCGTCGAGCGCCGCCGCCAGCTGGGGGACGTCGCCGCGGATCACGAGCTCCCCGCGCTCCCGCATGGCCAGGCGGTAGTCGCGGGTGAAGGTGATGGCCTGCCCGGGGCAGGCCTCCTGGCACAGCCCGCAGAAGGTGCAGGCCCCGGTGTCCAGCGCCAGCGCGGGCGTCCCAGCGCCGGTGATGGCCTCGGTGGGGCAGACCTCCGCGCAGGCCTGGCAGCCCTCGGCGCAGCGCTGCGGCGAGAGCGCCGGGCGCCCGCGGAAGCGCGCGGGGAAGCGGGCCGGCCCCTCCGGGTAGGCGATGGTCTGGCGGCCCAGGGAAAGCCGCAGCCGCAGGAGGTCCATCACAGGTCGTGTCCGCAGTAGGAGAGGTTGAAGCTCTTGTTGCACAGCGGGAAGTCGGAGATCTGCTGGCCGCGCAGCGCGAGCTGCAGCCCCATCCAGCCGTGGAAGGACGGGTCCACCACCTTGTAGCGCGCGAACCGTCCCGCGGCGTCGGTGGTGACGGCGTGGCAGACCTCCCCGCGCCAGCCCTCCACGAGCGAGACGACCAGCTGGTGCGGCGCCAGCGGGGGCATCGGCTGGCGCACCGCCCCGGGCGGGAGGGCG
This window encodes:
- a CDS encoding PhzF family phenazine biosynthesis protein, which produces MGLAPSGGQRTLAGAARPRLAVSGRTTTLAACGEGRAAGHDAPVDLTYQLLNVFTVEGVRLSGNPLCVFEDGRGLDAPTMQALARQLNLSETTFVLPPTAPGAAARVRIFTPDFEMPFAGHPTLGTAQVVSGLVGGGAALVLELAAGLVEVRHQAGGWTLRAARAPGVREPAASPDELAALVGLPPGAVARPLWVDTGVEQLLLPVRRAADVRAARPDAARLALHGRGPGGGEAMAYVFAEVAPGQVAARFFFMAGGGVVEDPATGSACANLGGWLLATGAPLPARLEVAQGEDVGRPSRLHLLVDQAGQVFVSGQVVALGRGVLTL
- a CDS encoding 4Fe-4S binding protein, with product MDLLRLRLSLGRQTIAYPEGPARFPARFRGRPALSPQRCAEGCQACAEVCPTEAITGAGTPALALDTGACTFCGLCQEACPGQAITFTRDYRLAMRERGELVIRGDVPQLAAALDARMRRIFGRSLRLRQVSAGGCNGCEAELNAAGNVQFDLSRFGIEFVASPRHADGLVVTGPVTDHMRSALLATWEALPAPRLLIAVGACACSGGPVAGSPACADGLAGVIPGVAVDLWIPGCPPHPVTLLDGLLRLLGRVEGDDLRLEGTGLL
- a CDS encoding Ig-like domain-containing protein; this translates as MESLQIPVDGTWTKHVIPIPVSSRLTASQGLFHFAEGAEEGAYTIWFDDVQYVDLSSIEVGDADTVNVGWPSPTVAVGATFQINSAPNAIAWGPPVPTNGGNLTNVGFRYFTLTSSNPAVATVDADGVITGVSGGTASITATLGGLAVAGQASVTVTAPLGVPSTIAAAPTAPAADVISMFGSTYASVGVDTWSTGWSGCCNTLTDPFDIAGHPVKKYELRHFAGIQFVGANAIDASAMAFLHLDVWTPNGTEFQVRLVNAVGAGQTEATVTYNAGSTPALTTGAWISLDIPLSAFTGLAGRNALGQMLLLVPTSTTGVFYVDNVYFRK